The genomic segment CGTTGCTTGCCGGCGGCGGCAAGCACCCGGCCGGTTTCCTGCCGGATGTCGATCAGCGGAATGCTGACGGCACCTGCTACCTCGTTGGCAACAAGGTGCATCGTGTTGGTGCAGATGAGAACGCAGTCGGCGCCGGCCGCT from the Phosphitispora fastidiosa genome contains:
- a CDS encoding aspartate/glutamate racemase family protein is translated as AAGADCVLICTNTMHLVANEVAGAVSIPLIDIRQETGRVLAAAGKQRPLLLATRYTMEHGFYADYMRDAFGIEVMVPNEIDRAKVH